CCAGCGCCTGGTCGGCGCCGGTCACGAGCGCCACCCGGTCTCGCAGCGGACGGGCGGGGTTGTCGGGCACCTGCGCTTTCTACACCGCCTCTGGGGCGGGGCCCGTGGTCAGCCGAGAATCCGCACCGGCAGGGTCCGCGGTCCCCGCACCTGGCCCGCCGACCAGGTCACCAGCGCCGGGTCGACCAGCTCGAAGGCCGGGTAGCG
The genomic region above belongs to Acidimicrobiales bacterium and contains:
- a CDS encoding cytochrome P450, which gives rise to AENRHAAFGLGIHRCLGSNLARMELRVALEEWLARYPAFELVDPALVTWSAGQVRGPRTLPVRILG